The sequence GTTTTCAAAAAGAATTTTGTTACGAGCGTTGTCTGGCTTGTCGTAGTTAACCGTGTTTACTTTAAGCAGTGCAAAGTAACGTTCGCCATCTTTAGGTGGACGGATTTTACCGCCAATCGAGTCACCTGTGCGAAGGTTAAAACGACGAATCTGGCTTGGTGATACGTAAATATCATCTGGTCCAGCAAGGTACGAGCTGTCGCCGCTACGCAGGAAACCAAAACCGTCTTGAAGAATTTCTAGAACACCATCACCAAAGATGTCTTCACCACTTTTTGCATGCGCTTTAAGGATGGAGAAGATAATGTCTTGTTTTCTTAGACGAGCTTGATTTTCAAGACCTAGGCTTTCGCTAAGTTTAACAAGTTCAGACACAGGTCTGTTCTTCAGTTCAGTAAGATTCATAGTGGTGGAAGTTTGTTTAGTCAAAATAGGATCTGTTTTCTTAAGTTAAGAAGGAGTTGGTCACAGGATCGACCAAGAAGAGAAATTCGTTCAATTAACGTGCGATAAATTAGCACTAAAACTAAGACTAGTCCATAGCTTAGAAAAAACAAAACCGCGCATTTGTTAACTGCGCGGTTTCTTTTCAAAGGCTCACCTAATTAAAGGTTAGCGTCTAGGAACTCTTTAAGTTGAGTTTTAGACAATGCACCAACTTTAGTTGCTGCTACGCCGCCATCTTTGAAAAGAAGTAGCGTTGGAATACCACGAATACCAAACTTTGGTGGAGTTCCAGCATTCTGGTCGATATTTAATTTACCGATAGTGAGTTTGCCTTGGTACTCGTCTGCGATTTCATCAAGAATCGGAGCAATCATTTTACATGGACCACACCATTCTGCCCAAAAATCAACAAGAACCGGGCCTGCAGCGTTGATCACATCGTTATCAAAACCGTCATCAGTTAGCTGCAAAATCTTATCACTCATCTTCCACTCCAATGTATTTTTTAGAACTGGTTGGATGATAACCAGTAAATAGATGCCCTATTGGAATGTATTTACTTTCGTATTGCAAGCTTAAGCTGATATTCTATACCAATGAAAAAGACGCATATCACAGAGCAAAAGTTCGCCGACTTGGATTTACTCCCGCAAGTCATTGAAGGATTGGAGAAAAAAGGGTTCGATTACTGTACCCCTATCCAAGCCTTGGCGCTCCCGGTACTGCTCACCGGCCAAGACATCGCAGGCCAGGCCCAAACGGGTACTGGTAAAACGCTAGCGTTTCTTACTGCTACATTCAACCACCTGCTAAAAACACCTGAGCATGAAGGCCGCAAGCCTAATCAGCCACGTGCGATTATTATGGCACCAACGCGTGAACTCGCGATTCAGATCTACAACGATGCTGACTCTCTGGTTGAAAGCACGGGTATCAAAGCAGCATTAGCTTACGGTGGCGAGAGCTACGACAAGCAGCTAGGTAAGATCGAAGAAGGCGCAGATATCTTAATTGGTACTACTGGTCGCATCATCGATTTCTACAAACAAAAGGTATTTAACCTTAACCACATTCAAGCTGTTGTTCTTGACGAAGCTGATCGCATGTTCGATCTTGGTTTCATCAAAGACATCCGCTTCTTGTTCCGTCGTATGCCAGAACCTAAAGATCGCTTGAACATGCTGTTCTCTGCGACGCTGTCTTACCGCGTACAAGAACTTGCATTCGAACACATGCACAACCCAGAGCATGTTGTTGTTGAACCTGAGCGTAAGACTGGTCACCGTATTCAAGAAGAGCTTTTCTACCCTTCTAACGAACACAAAATGGCTCTTCTACAAACGTTAATCGAAGAAGAGTGGCCAGATCGCGCAATCATCTTCGCTAACACTAAGCACAAATGTGAATCAGTTTGGGGCCACTTGGCTGCCGATGGTCACCGTGTTGGTTTGCTAACGGGTGATGTTCCTCAGAAGAAACGTGAAAAGATTCTTGAGCAATTCACTAAAGGTGATGTTGACCTGCTTGTCGCAACTGATGTTGCAGCACGTGGCCTACACATCCCTCAAGTAACACACGTATTCAACTTTGACCTACCA is a genomic window of Vibrio sp. FE10 containing:
- the trxA gene encoding thioredoxin TrxA; translation: MSDKILQLTDDGFDNDVINAAGPVLVDFWAEWCGPCKMIAPILDEIADEYQGKLTIGKLNIDQNAGTPPKFGIRGIPTLLLFKDGGVAATKVGALSKTQLKEFLDANL
- the rhlB gene encoding ATP-dependent RNA helicase RhlB; this encodes MKKTHITEQKFADLDLLPQVIEGLEKKGFDYCTPIQALALPVLLTGQDIAGQAQTGTGKTLAFLTATFNHLLKTPEHEGRKPNQPRAIIMAPTRELAIQIYNDADSLVESTGIKAALAYGGESYDKQLGKIEEGADILIGTTGRIIDFYKQKVFNLNHIQAVVLDEADRMFDLGFIKDIRFLFRRMPEPKDRLNMLFSATLSYRVQELAFEHMHNPEHVVVEPERKTGHRIQEELFYPSNEHKMALLQTLIEEEWPDRAIIFANTKHKCESVWGHLAADGHRVGLLTGDVPQKKREKILEQFTKGDVDLLVATDVAARGLHIPQVTHVFNFDLPDDCEDYVHRIGRTGRAGESGHSISFACEDYAINLPPIEEYIEHAIPMSDYDASALLEDLPAPMRLRTRNPQQRRSNNNGPRNGNRKPNQNRRPRQPRHNKEA